A part of Paenarthrobacter sp. A20 genomic DNA contains:
- a CDS encoding pyridoxamine 5'-phosphate oxidase family protein, producing MTNSPSGANQPSTPATEILETNECWELLRGVSVGRLAVVVDDHPDIFPVNYKVDHGTMVFRTGEGTKLHAALGDAPVAIEADGVNAETGVAWSVVVKGQASAVKLTQDVLDTIGLLLFPWEAGQKDQFIRINPGSVTGRRFAVTPAVTWWTPLDDAPTARGE from the coding sequence ATGACCAACTCACCATCAGGGGCCAATCAGCCAAGCACACCCGCCACCGAGATCCTTGAGACCAACGAGTGTTGGGAGCTCCTTAGGGGTGTCTCAGTGGGCAGGCTTGCCGTGGTGGTGGATGACCACCCAGACATCTTCCCCGTGAACTACAAAGTGGACCACGGAACCATGGTGTTCCGGACAGGCGAAGGCACCAAGCTCCATGCGGCACTCGGCGATGCTCCGGTTGCCATCGAGGCCGATGGCGTCAACGCAGAAACAGGCGTGGCGTGGAGCGTGGTGGTCAAAGGGCAGGCCTCTGCCGTTAAGTTGACCCAGGACGTGCTGGATACCATCGGACTCCTGCTCTTTCCATGGGAGGCGGGCCAGAAGGACCAATTCATTCGGATCAATCCGGGCAGCGTGACGGGCCGCCGCTTCGCAGTCACCCCTGCGGTGACGTGGTGGACACCGCTGGATGACGCACCCACGGCACGGGGCGAGTGA
- a CDS encoding amidohydrolase family protein, with amino-acid sequence MNTLIRAVRPWGQALSDVSLVAGETGGKITGVEPHDPARAVPAGVTVVEGRGRLLLPSFSDVHVHLDSTRIGLPFREHTGGPGVWTMMMNDRQNWRNAEVPLQERVNDTLGRMIARGTTRVRSYAQVDVDCRLERFDAVAAAKEKFAGQASVDIIAFPQAGLLLEEGTVELMEEALKAGANVMGGIDPCTLDRDPAKHLDIVFGLAEKYQVPIDIHLHEPGELGVFSTDLVLERTRALGMQGKVTMSHAYQLGSVNEATTRRLIDAFAELDVSLASVAPSAAGQLPIPLLTEAGVRLGLGEDGQRDYWSPYGNTDMLDRTWQLAFTHGFRKDELIEHSLAIATIGGASILDPNATRLKDTAHRPGVEVGDPAELLLVDGETVASTVMDRGKDRTVIHAGRVVADQLELV; translated from the coding sequence TTGAACACCCTGATCCGCGCCGTCCGCCCGTGGGGGCAAGCGCTCAGCGACGTCTCCCTTGTGGCGGGCGAAACAGGCGGCAAGATCACCGGCGTCGAGCCCCATGATCCGGCCCGCGCCGTTCCGGCTGGCGTCACTGTCGTGGAGGGGCGCGGACGCCTGCTGTTGCCGTCCTTCTCGGACGTCCACGTGCACCTGGATTCCACCCGCATCGGCTTACCCTTCCGTGAACACACAGGTGGTCCAGGCGTATGGACCATGATGATGAACGACCGTCAAAACTGGCGCAACGCCGAGGTCCCGCTGCAGGAGCGGGTGAACGACACGTTGGGACGGATGATCGCGCGGGGCACCACCCGTGTGCGTTCCTATGCGCAGGTGGATGTGGACTGCAGGCTGGAGCGTTTCGACGCCGTTGCTGCCGCCAAGGAGAAGTTCGCCGGCCAGGCTTCGGTGGATATCATCGCCTTCCCCCAGGCCGGTTTGTTGCTGGAGGAGGGCACTGTTGAGCTGATGGAAGAGGCGCTGAAGGCCGGTGCCAACGTCATGGGTGGCATTGATCCCTGCACCTTGGACAGGGACCCGGCGAAACACCTGGACATCGTGTTCGGCCTGGCCGAGAAATACCAGGTCCCTATCGATATCCACCTCCACGAACCCGGTGAACTGGGAGTCTTCAGCACGGACCTGGTACTGGAACGCACCCGCGCCCTGGGCATGCAGGGCAAAGTAACCATGTCCCACGCCTACCAATTGGGCAGCGTCAACGAAGCGACTACCCGCAGGCTGATTGATGCCTTCGCGGAGCTGGATGTCTCCCTGGCTTCGGTTGCTCCCTCCGCTGCTGGCCAGTTGCCCATCCCGCTGCTCACGGAGGCCGGAGTCCGGCTTGGCCTGGGCGAGGACGGCCAGCGCGACTACTGGTCTCCGTACGGCAACACCGACATGCTGGACCGGACGTGGCAACTCGCCTTCACCCATGGTTTCCGCAAGGACGAGTTGATCGAGCACTCCCTGGCCATCGCCACGATCGGTGGCGCGAGCATCCTTGACCCCAACGCGACCCGGCTCAAGGACACGGCCCACCGTCCCGGCGTCGAGGTTGGAGATCCTGCTGAACTGCTCCTGGTGGACGGTGAAACAGTGGCCTCCACAGTGATGGACCGTGGCAAGGACCGCACCGTGATCCACGCCGGCCGGGTGGTGGCTGACCAGTTGGAACTCGTCTAG
- a CDS encoding ABC transporter ATP-binding protein, translating into MDNQPILQVENLQKHFPLKGGLLPGAAKRSVKAVDGVSFSLARGQTLGLVGESGCGKSTTGRMVARLMDPTGGRIVIDGVDISQLRGRDLYNFRRKVQMIFQDPFASLNPRQTVGTAIAAPMVAQKINPPGGLKNRVKELLDQVGLKPEHYNRFPHEFSGGQRQRVGIARAISLNPSVIVCDEPVSALDVSVQAQVVNLLQQIQRDTGVSYIFIAHDLSVVRHISHEVAVMYLGKIVEQGPRDELFQNPLHPYTKALLSAVPLPDPRAAREQVKIRLRGDLPSPANPPSGCVFRTRCPLIGTLPEEQRQRCIDQIPTPAAPAAPACHHAGMAASVLAGVQ; encoded by the coding sequence ATGGACAATCAGCCAATTCTCCAGGTGGAGAACCTGCAAAAGCATTTCCCGCTGAAGGGCGGCCTCCTTCCGGGGGCCGCCAAGAGATCGGTCAAAGCGGTCGACGGCGTGTCGTTCAGTCTTGCCCGAGGCCAGACATTGGGGCTCGTGGGCGAGTCCGGATGCGGTAAGTCGACCACCGGACGCATGGTGGCGCGCCTCATGGACCCGACGGGTGGGCGGATTGTGATCGACGGCGTCGACATCAGCCAGCTGCGTGGCAGGGATCTGTACAACTTCCGGCGTAAGGTCCAGATGATCTTCCAGGATCCCTTTGCCTCGCTGAATCCCCGCCAAACCGTGGGCACGGCCATCGCGGCTCCCATGGTGGCGCAGAAGATCAACCCGCCGGGTGGGCTCAAGAACCGGGTGAAGGAACTCCTGGACCAGGTGGGGTTGAAGCCGGAGCACTACAACCGTTTCCCGCATGAGTTCTCCGGCGGCCAACGTCAACGCGTGGGTATTGCCCGCGCCATTTCCCTGAACCCTTCGGTGATTGTGTGCGACGAACCAGTGTCCGCCCTGGACGTCTCCGTTCAGGCCCAGGTGGTGAACCTGCTGCAGCAGATCCAGCGCGACACCGGCGTTTCCTACATCTTCATTGCGCACGACCTCTCCGTGGTCCGGCACATTTCCCACGAAGTTGCTGTGATGTACCTGGGCAAGATCGTGGAACAGGGGCCCCGTGACGAGCTCTTCCAGAACCCGCTGCACCCCTACACCAAGGCGCTGCTCTCGGCAGTGCCGCTGCCGGATCCCCGGGCGGCCCGCGAACAGGTAAAGATCCGGCTCCGCGGCGACCTGCCGTCTCCGGCCAATCCGCCCAGCGGCTGCGTCTTCCGGACCCGTTGCCCCTTGATCGGCACGCTTCCGGAAGAACAACGTCAACGCTGCATCGACCAGATTCCCACACCGGCCGCGCCTGCAGCCCCCGCCTGCCACCACGCAGGTATGGCGGCATCGGTCCTGGCTGGCGTGCAATAG
- a CDS encoding ABC transporter ATP-binding protein produces MTQLRTTAAAAGAPASTATAPFLEVRDLTVKFPTDDGVVSAVNGMDFALERGQTLGIVGESGSGKSVTSQALMGLLKGTSAQVSGQAMFQGKDLVTLPESAMRQLRGRNIGMIFQDPLSALHPFYTVGHQIAEAYLVHNKASKKQARAAAVDMLGRVGIPSPEQRYDEYPHHFSGGMRQRAMIAMALICEPELLIADEPTTALDVTVQAQILDLMSELQEESNSALILITHDLGVVAEVCDNVLVMYGGQCVESGPVDEIFYDTQHPYTLGLLNSMPTLNSSSSQLNPIPGQPPSLLDLPKGCIFSARCHYAELAGDGVCASQRPELKVEDGHGKRCHLSGPQIITIRNSR; encoded by the coding sequence ATGACCCAGTTACGTACCACCGCGGCAGCGGCGGGCGCCCCGGCTTCAACCGCCACCGCCCCCTTCCTCGAGGTCCGCGACCTCACCGTGAAATTCCCGACGGACGACGGCGTTGTCTCCGCAGTGAACGGCATGGACTTCGCCCTGGAACGTGGCCAGACCCTGGGCATCGTGGGCGAATCCGGCTCCGGTAAGTCCGTCACCAGCCAGGCACTCATGGGCCTGCTCAAAGGCACATCAGCGCAGGTCAGCGGCCAGGCGATGTTCCAGGGCAAGGACCTGGTCACGCTGCCCGAGTCGGCCATGCGCCAACTCCGCGGCCGCAACATCGGCATGATCTTCCAGGATCCGCTCTCCGCCCTGCACCCCTTCTACACCGTGGGGCACCAGATTGCCGAGGCCTACCTGGTCCACAACAAGGCGAGCAAGAAGCAGGCCCGGGCGGCCGCCGTCGACATGCTGGGAAGGGTGGGTATCCCCAGCCCCGAGCAGCGCTACGACGAGTACCCGCACCATTTCTCAGGGGGAATGCGCCAGCGTGCCATGATCGCGATGGCGCTGATTTGCGAGCCCGAGCTCCTGATCGCCGACGAGCCCACCACCGCCCTGGACGTCACGGTCCAGGCCCAGATCCTGGACCTTATGTCCGAGCTCCAGGAGGAAAGCAACTCTGCGCTCATCCTCATCACGCATGATCTCGGTGTAGTCGCCGAGGTCTGCGACAACGTGCTGGTCATGTACGGCGGCCAGTGCGTCGAGTCCGGGCCGGTGGACGAAATCTTCTACGACACCCAGCACCCCTACACCCTCGGCCTGCTCAACTCGATGCCCACGCTCAACAGCTCCTCAAGCCAGCTGAACCCCATACCCGGCCAGCCGCCGTCGCTCCTTGACCTGCCCAAGGGCTGCATCTTCAGCGCACGGTGCCACTACGCCGAACTCGCCGGCGACGGCGTCTGTGCCAGCCAACGGCCCGAACTGAAGGTCGAGGACGGGCACGGAAAGCGCTGCCATTTGAGTGGCCCGCAGATCATCACCATCCGGAATTCGCGTTAG
- a CDS encoding ABC transporter permease, which yields MMTFILRRTGSLVLLLAAVSFITFTLFQLGPSDPAAAACGQECTPERVAEARVALGMDQPFLVQYFDYIRGLFSSRMIGAPGAQTLCEWPCLGKSFQTNENVADIIGRSLPYTFSMAIGALVLWTITGVGLGLMAALRKGSPVDKFIVGAASVGVSLPIPVTGLFLLLLFVNQLHLLPFTTNEINSPFGPQGPGAWVANYLLPWIALAVLFSASYIRVTRTNMIETFGEDFIRTARAKGLAPRTVTFKHGVRAGITPVVTMLGMDIGLLLGGAVLTEQIFSVPGLGFTAVHAAISGDLPVTMAITMLAAFFVIVANVVVDLAYAAIDPRVRLQ from the coding sequence ATGATGACTTTCATTCTTCGCCGGACCGGATCGCTGGTATTGCTTCTAGCAGCGGTCAGTTTCATCACCTTCACCCTCTTCCAGCTTGGCCCCTCCGATCCAGCCGCGGCCGCCTGCGGACAGGAATGCACGCCCGAACGCGTCGCTGAGGCCCGCGTGGCCCTGGGCATGGACCAGCCGTTCTTGGTCCAGTACTTCGACTACATCCGCGGGCTCTTCTCCTCCCGGATGATCGGTGCCCCGGGAGCCCAGACCCTCTGCGAATGGCCGTGCCTGGGCAAGTCCTTCCAAACCAATGAGAACGTAGCGGACATCATCGGCCGCTCACTCCCTTACACGTTCTCCATGGCCATCGGCGCGCTGGTGCTGTGGACCATCACCGGCGTCGGGCTCGGCCTCATGGCCGCCCTGCGCAAGGGCTCCCCTGTCGATAAGTTCATTGTCGGCGCCGCCTCCGTGGGTGTTTCGCTGCCCATCCCGGTCACGGGCCTCTTCCTGCTGCTCCTGTTCGTCAACCAGCTGCACCTTTTGCCTTTTACTACCAACGAGATCAACAGCCCCTTTGGCCCGCAAGGACCGGGAGCATGGGTAGCCAACTACCTGCTGCCGTGGATCGCACTGGCCGTCCTCTTCAGTGCTTCCTACATCCGGGTGACGCGCACCAACATGATCGAGACATTCGGCGAAGACTTCATCCGGACAGCCCGCGCCAAGGGCCTGGCACCACGGACTGTGACGTTCAAGCACGGCGTACGGGCGGGCATCACCCCCGTGGTCACGATGCTCGGCATGGACATCGGCCTCCTTCTGGGCGGCGCGGTCCTCACCGAACAGATCTTCTCCGTCCCCGGCCTGGGATTCACCGCAGTGCACGCCGCCATCTCCGGCGACCTCCCTGTCACCATGGCCATCACCATGCTGGCCGCGTTCTTCGTCATCGTCGCCAACGTTGTGGTGGACCTCGCCTATGCCGCCATCGATCCCCGAGTGAGGCTCCAATGA
- a CDS encoding ABC transporter substrate-binding protein has translation MKTPARALALSVLIAMAATGCGAGQSQPSSSKPAGSVTELAPNVVKSGFNGKGGNINVLMSSDFQTLDPGNSNYVQTANVGQLYYRTLTMAKETAGQPPTVVPDLATDTGKVSDDGLSWTFTLKEGVKFEDGTPITSADIKYGVERTFAQDVFTQAPQELNAALDAGGYKGPYKDPSAVLKAVETPDERTVVFHLKKPFAEFPALASRSNTAPVPKAKDTKLDYTNHPVSSGPYMVESYNRGKSLKLVRNPHWDPATDPNRSALPDTFSFSLSTSQATISQQLLADSDPNAITLDSNGALQTSDSAKLADAQVKDRVASGLLGCNDVLSLNTQKITDPDVRKAIALALDRQSILVQYGGRRFGEITQSPLNSKMRGYVETELELDPTGKPKLEEAKKLLEGKDYPKTLTYGYANNRDAFKNTGTVVQQNLKALGIEVELVAIPAPNYYSILASEQLPDMGRSGWCGGADPASIRTSADPLLGPNNDGTSYGFSNTSRYFDPVVSKAMFELRNTDGNSEELGKKWSEAFGSALKTYPIVPLIRSHTNSVVGSNVRNAQVGYFFGGIDLSIVGVEN, from the coding sequence ATGAAAACCCCTGCAAGAGCACTGGCACTCTCGGTGTTGATCGCCATGGCCGCTACCGGCTGTGGCGCCGGCCAAAGCCAGCCCAGCAGTTCCAAGCCCGCCGGTTCGGTCACGGAGTTGGCCCCCAACGTGGTCAAGTCCGGCTTCAACGGCAAGGGCGGAAACATCAACGTCCTCATGTCTTCCGACTTCCAGACCCTGGATCCGGGCAACAGCAACTATGTCCAGACGGCCAACGTCGGTCAGCTGTACTACCGCACCTTGACCATGGCCAAGGAAACGGCCGGCCAGCCGCCAACTGTCGTCCCGGACCTCGCCACCGATACCGGCAAGGTCTCCGATGACGGACTCAGCTGGACCTTCACCCTGAAGGAAGGCGTGAAGTTCGAGGACGGAACGCCCATCACTTCAGCGGACATCAAATACGGCGTGGAGCGCACCTTCGCGCAGGATGTCTTCACCCAGGCGCCGCAGGAGTTGAACGCAGCGCTCGACGCCGGCGGGTACAAGGGGCCGTACAAGGATCCTTCCGCTGTGCTCAAGGCTGTCGAAACGCCCGATGAGCGCACCGTGGTCTTCCACCTGAAGAAGCCGTTCGCCGAGTTCCCCGCACTGGCATCGCGCTCCAACACGGCGCCGGTCCCGAAGGCCAAGGACACCAAGCTCGACTACACCAACCACCCCGTCTCCTCCGGGCCGTACATGGTGGAGTCCTACAACCGCGGCAAATCCCTCAAGCTGGTCCGCAACCCGCACTGGGATCCCGCCACGGATCCCAACCGCTCCGCCCTTCCGGACACGTTCAGCTTCTCCCTGTCCACCTCCCAGGCCACCATCAGCCAGCAGCTTCTGGCCGACTCGGATCCCAACGCCATCACGCTCGATTCCAACGGTGCCCTGCAGACCTCGGATTCCGCCAAGCTGGCCGACGCCCAGGTCAAGGACCGCGTTGCCTCCGGCCTCCTGGGCTGCAATGACGTCCTGAGCCTGAACACCCAGAAGATCACGGATCCGGACGTCCGCAAGGCCATCGCGCTTGCCCTGGATCGCCAATCCATCCTGGTGCAGTACGGTGGACGCCGCTTCGGTGAGATCACGCAGAGCCCGCTGAACTCCAAGATGCGCGGCTACGTGGAGACCGAACTGGAACTGGATCCCACCGGCAAGCCAAAGCTTGAGGAAGCCAAGAAGCTGCTGGAGGGCAAGGATTACCCCAAGACCCTCACCTACGGCTACGCCAACAACCGGGACGCTTTCAAGAACACCGGCACCGTGGTTCAGCAGAACCTCAAGGCTTTGGGCATCGAGGTTGAGTTGGTTGCGATCCCCGCACCGAACTACTACTCCATCCTGGCCAGCGAGCAACTCCCGGACATGGGCCGCTCCGGCTGGTGTGGCGGCGCCGATCCTGCCTCCATCCGCACCTCCGCAGATCCCCTGCTCGGCCCGAACAACGACGGCACCAGCTACGGCTTCTCCAACACTTCCCGCTACTTCGATCCCGTAGTGTCCAAGGCCATGTTCGAGCTCCGTAATACGGACGGCAACTCGGAGGAACTTGGTAAGAAGTGGTCCGAGGCCTTCGGCTCAGCCTTGAAGACCTACCCGATCGTGCCACTCATCCGCAGCCACACCAACAGCGTGGTCGGTTCCAACGTCCGCAACGCCCAGGTGGGCTACTTCTTCGGCGGCATCGACCTCTCGATCGTCGGCGTCGAGAACTAA
- a CDS encoding ABC transporter permease, which yields MNRAEPLTQLQSIEPNTGSPPPPATSPEGKAAAPAEARSLLATAWMRIRRSKIALLSLCVVVAIVLFAILAPVLSAMSGNDPFTSNTSPEVLDDFQTPGLPLPGYMYPSAQHWLGVEPGLGRDLFARLAYGGQVSLTIALLSTAVSVVLGTVLGAAAGYFGGKTDAIISRIMDLFLAFPHLLLVLSLTPILQSRLRDTPLGEGSFLPMASLVIILGFFGWAYLARIVRGQVLSLREREFVEAARSFGASHLSILFRQIIPNVMGVVLVYATMLIPTNISAEAALSFLGVGVKDPTPSWGQMLNAAQSGNWYLSDPWFLAVPGVMLIITVLAFNLLGDAVRDALDPKASRH from the coding sequence ATGAATCGAGCAGAACCGTTGACCCAGTTACAGTCCATCGAACCGAACACCGGCAGCCCGCCGCCTCCGGCAACGTCGCCGGAAGGTAAAGCCGCCGCTCCTGCCGAGGCGCGCTCACTGCTCGCCACCGCGTGGATGAGGATCCGGCGCAGCAAGATCGCGCTCCTCAGCCTGTGCGTGGTGGTGGCGATCGTGTTGTTCGCCATCCTGGCTCCCGTATTGAGTGCCATGTCGGGCAACGACCCCTTTACTTCCAACACCAGCCCGGAAGTGCTGGATGACTTCCAGACCCCCGGGCTTCCGCTCCCCGGCTACATGTACCCCTCGGCCCAGCACTGGTTGGGCGTCGAGCCGGGCCTGGGCCGCGACCTCTTCGCGAGGCTCGCCTACGGTGGCCAGGTCTCCCTCACCATCGCTTTGTTATCCACCGCAGTTTCCGTAGTCCTCGGCACGGTGCTGGGCGCGGCGGCCGGCTACTTCGGCGGGAAGACCGACGCCATCATCAGCCGCATCATGGACCTGTTCCTCGCGTTTCCGCACCTCCTGCTCGTGCTGTCGCTGACGCCCATCCTGCAGTCGCGGCTCCGGGATACCCCGCTCGGCGAAGGCAGCTTCCTGCCCATGGCCTCTCTGGTCATCATCCTGGGCTTCTTCGGCTGGGCCTACCTCGCCCGCATTGTCCGCGGCCAGGTGCTGAGCCTCCGCGAGCGCGAGTTCGTCGAAGCCGCACGGTCCTTTGGCGCCTCACACCTGAGCATTCTCTTCCGCCAGATCATCCCCAACGTGATGGGAGTCGTCCTGGTGTACGCCACCATGTTGATCCCCACCAACATCTCGGCGGAGGCCGCGTTGTCCTTCCTGGGCGTGGGCGTCAAGGACCCCACACCGTCGTGGGGCCAGATGCTCAACGCCGCCCAGTCCGGCAACTGGTACCTCAGCGATCCGTGGTTCCTCGCTGTCCCCGGCGTCATGCTCATTATCACCGTCCTGGCCTTCAACCTCCTGGGCGACGCCGTCCGGGATGCCCTGGACCCCAAAGCTTCGCGCCACTAA
- a CDS encoding chlorohydrolase family protein, with protein MPTKVTARYVLGHHNGHHVLLENACVVYSGHTIEYVGHDYTGPVDEERRLGEALLMPGLIDLDALTDIDHLILDSWAGAEQTKGHQWSEDYFQNRRADVFTAEERQQIREYALIQLVLHGITTYMPIASEVHSEWAEPLEELVGMAETSSRLGLRAFLGPAYRSGVNVVLDTGERSVMFDDGRGREGLADALRFIDHASELNDPLVNAVLLPCRIETLDIEMLKATAAASSERNVLVRLHSLQGLVERELILDWHGVTPLELLDQVGLLNERLLIPHATYTDRNPAVHGEDRGDLARLAGSGASIIHCPLTSMRYGSTLDSFNAYKEAGINISLGTDSFPPDLIRGIDAGVQLAKILAGTNDAGDVAGYIDAATLGGAHALKRPDLGRLEPGAQADMVAFSLADIRDGVHADPLRTLLLNGTARQAVLSVVAGRTIMADGVIAGVDLDHWRLKGQELFEKMRSAYTVRDARNRPADELFPPVYARLER; from the coding sequence GTGCCCACCAAGGTCACCGCCCGCTACGTGCTGGGCCATCACAACGGACACCATGTCCTGCTGGAGAACGCCTGCGTGGTCTACAGCGGCCACACCATCGAGTACGTCGGCCATGACTACACGGGCCCTGTGGACGAGGAACGCCGGCTGGGTGAGGCACTGCTCATGCCAGGCCTGATCGATCTGGACGCCCTGACGGACATTGACCACCTCATCCTGGATAGCTGGGCTGGCGCGGAGCAGACCAAGGGGCACCAGTGGTCAGAGGACTACTTCCAGAACCGCCGCGCGGATGTCTTCACCGCCGAAGAACGCCAGCAGATCCGCGAATACGCCCTGATCCAACTGGTCCTGCATGGCATCACCACTTACATGCCCATCGCGTCCGAGGTGCACTCCGAATGGGCTGAGCCACTCGAGGAACTGGTGGGGATGGCGGAGACCAGCAGCCGCTTGGGCCTGCGGGCCTTCCTGGGTCCCGCCTACCGTTCCGGCGTGAACGTCGTGTTGGACACGGGCGAACGGTCAGTAATGTTCGACGACGGTCGCGGCCGTGAGGGACTCGCTGACGCCTTGCGCTTCATTGACCATGCGAGCGAACTCAACGATCCGCTGGTCAACGCAGTCCTGCTCCCGTGCCGGATCGAGACGCTGGACATCGAGATGCTCAAGGCCACCGCGGCAGCGTCGAGCGAGCGGAACGTGCTGGTGCGCCTGCACTCCCTGCAGGGCTTGGTGGAACGCGAACTCATCCTGGACTGGCACGGCGTGACGCCCTTGGAGCTCCTGGACCAAGTGGGTTTGCTCAACGAACGCCTCCTGATCCCGCATGCCACCTACACGGACCGGAATCCCGCGGTGCATGGCGAAGACCGCGGAGACCTGGCAAGGCTGGCGGGCAGCGGTGCCAGCATCATCCACTGCCCGCTGACCTCGATGCGGTATGGCAGCACCCTGGACTCCTTCAACGCGTACAAGGAAGCCGGCATCAATATCTCCCTTGGCACGGACTCTTTCCCGCCGGACCTCATCCGCGGCATTGATGCCGGCGTTCAGCTCGCCAAGATCCTCGCAGGCACCAACGACGCCGGTGACGTGGCCGGGTACATCGACGCCGCCACTCTGGGTGGGGCCCATGCGTTGAAGCGGCCTGACCTGGGGCGTCTTGAACCGGGGGCCCAGGCCGACATGGTGGCCTTCTCCTTGGCAGATATCCGGGACGGCGTCCACGCCGACCCGCTGCGGACCCTCCTCCTGAACGGCACGGCCCGCCAAGCCGTGCTGTCCGTAGTAGCCGGACGGACCATCATGGCTGATGGCGTGATAGCCGGAGTGGACCTGGATCACTGGCGCCTGAAGGGCCAGGAACTGTTCGAAAAGATGCGCAGCGCCTATACGGTCCGGGATGCCCGGAACCGCCCCGCCGACGAGCTCTTTCCTCCCGTGTATGCTCGGTTGGAACGCTGA